From the Planctomycetaceae bacterium genome, the window AGTGCACTCGGTGACGATAGACACTGGCCGGTCGTTTCGCAAGAGATTGTTTGAACACACTGAACAATTCGATCGGTGAAATTCGTGACAAGCCGCAGACTTTGAAAATGCTCGGCGAATCCTGCATCTTCTGCGAACGCCATGCAGTGAACTGGTACACATTCGCATGCCAACCGTGTATCTTTTTCTACCATTCTCGCTCCGAAATCGTTTTCGCAGGCTTACCCCATTTCAAAGTACGAATCTGCAATGAAACAATACCCTGTTTTCATCGCCGTTGTGTTCGCGCTGGCCGCGTTTGCAACCGGCCAATCGATTGTCTCAGCACAGGATGCGAACGATAAGCCGCTGGTCAGCGAATTTCAGTATCCACTGGCAGTCGCCGCAGCTCCCGATGGCACAGTTTTCGTCGCTGACCGCACAATGCCCGGGATCTGGAAACTGACAGAGGGTAAGAAGTCTGTTTTCTTTCAGGCCTCCAAACGTTTCCGAACACCCTTAAATGCCGTACGGTGCCTGGCCTTCGACCACGAAGGAAAACTTCTGGCAGGCGACTCGTCCACGCGCGAAGTCTATCGATTCGATGATCAAGGCCAGCCACAACCGCTCACAAATGGCTGGATCGGAATTCCCATGGCCATCGCGGTTGCTCCGGATGGCACCATTTACACGGCCGACCTGGAACTTCATCGCATCTGGAAAATGCCAGCCGAAGGTTCAAAAGAACCCGAAGAATTTGCGGTCATCAATTCACCACGGGGGCTGACACTGGATCCGGAGGGCAATTTGTGGGTCCTGTCAACATCCAGCAAGAATGGTCAGATTCAAAAAGTGAAACCCGACGGAACGATTGAATTCTTTATCAAGGGACACCCATTCAACCTGCCCCACAACATTGTCCGTACCGATGATGGTTCGTTCTTTGTCACAGACAACTACGAACACTGTGTCTGGAAGATAACAGCAGACGGTCAAAAGCAACAATGGATTGCAGGGGCCCCCATGGATCGACCAGTGGGGCTATGCCGCAGTGGCGAGAATCTACTGATCGCAGATCCCCACATTCGAACCATATTTTCGCTGGCTCCGGACAAGACTCTCTCTGTACTGGCCAGCTCACCCGTCGATCCTCCGGCAAACCTGAAGCCAACTCTGGCCAAAGAAAAACCAGCTGACGACAAGTAATAAAGATCAGTAACCTTAAAACAAGATCTGATACCCCACTACCGTTTGACGGATTCTTTCATGATTTCTTCTCGTCATCTGCGCATGATCGCCCTCTCGCTCTTGAGCACTGTTGGTTGTTCCATCCATTGTCTGGCCGATGAAACTCGCAGCTTTGTCGCAGCCGATTCGTCAAGAAAACGAATTGCAATCGTTGACGAATCCGGCCAGACCAAATGGGAACACAAAATTGGTCCGTTGCACGATCTTCACGTCCTTCCGAATGGCAACGTGCTGTTCCAGGATTCATGGACACACGTACTTGAAGTCAATCCGGCAACAGATGAAATCATTTGGGACTACGAAGCCAGGAAAGCACCAGGAAACGAAGGAAAGCGCATCGAAATCCACGCGTTTCAGCGTCTGGACAATGGGAACACAATGGTGGTTGAGTCCGGTACTAGCCGCATTCTTGAACTCGACTCCCAAAATAAAGTGCTTGTGGAAATTCCGCTCAAAGTTTCGAAACCCGATGCTCATCGCGATACACGACTCGTCCGCAAACTCACCAACGGCAACTACCTGGTTTGCCACGAAGGCGATGGACTTGTGCGCGAGTACAATTCGCAGGGTCAAACCGTGTGGGAATTTGCGGTTCCGCTGTTTGGTCGTCAACCCTCTCCCGGGCATGGTGTTGATGCGTTTGGTAACCAATGCTTCACTGCGTTGCGTTTGGCAAACGGGAACACTTTGATTGCAACCGGCAATGGGCATGGAATTATCGAAGTTACACCTGCAGGACAGGATGTCTGGAGTGTTCATCAGAATGATCTGCCCGGAATCCAGTTGGCATGGGTCACTTCGCTTCAGGTACTTCCCAACGGAAATATCCTCATCAACAACTGCCACGCAGGCCCCGAAAATCCTCAACTGATTGAGATCGATCGACAAAAACGAGTCGTTTGGACATTCCGGGATTTTGATCGGTTTGGCGATTCCACGACCAATTCGCAGATCCTGACCAGCAATGGCAAACCGGTTCGCGGCATCCGATGAATGCGTGACCCGCTTCCGAAAGGACGGCTAACTGTCCGTTGAAAAACCGGGACAGGAACGCAGGACGACTGGAAACCAACATGTTCTTAGGGTCTCCTGTTCAAGCCATTCCCGTTTTTCAACAGGCTGCTGAACACCAGACCCATCACGACGTACAGAATAATTTTGCCAACTCCGTCAGGAGCGGCTGCCGATGTTTCACTGCCACGCCGGGAAAACGTGTCCGGATCAACAATCGTAACTGCCAACGGTTGTTAAGTAGAACATCATCCCACGGTTTGACGCTCAACTTCGAAGCAACTGCCCCCCATCAAAGCCACAAAGATGCAAGACTTTGACGCGATTCTGATCCTGTCGTTCGGTGGCCCCGAAAAGCCCGAAGATGTCATCCCTTTCCTCGAAAATGTCCTGCGCGGAAAGCCCGTCCCACGCGAACGGATGCTGGAAGTGGCCGAGCATTACTATCATTTTGGTGGTGTCAGCCCAATCAACGAACAGTGTCGGGACCTCATTTCGAAACTGAAACCCGAACTGCAACAAAATGGAATTGACCTGCCCGTTTACTGGGGCAATCGCAACTGGATCCCGCTTCTGCCAGACACCATTCGACAGATGAAGGACGACGGAGTCCGGCGTCCACTGGTTTACATTACCTCAGGCTTCAGCTGCTATTCGGGATGTCGGCAATACCGCGAGAATATTATCTCAGCCCTGAAAGAAGCAGACGCAGAAAGCATGCAGGTTGGCAAACTGCGAGTCTTCTATAACCATCCGGACTTCATTTCGGTTGTCTGCGAACACGTACAGGACGCCATCCGTCAGATCCACCAAAACAACCCATCGAATGACAATCATCCGCCATCGGTTCCCATTGCCTTCACAGCGCACAGCATCCCCGCTTCGATGGCCAACACCTCTGACTACGTGAAGCAAATTTCTGAGTCATGTCGGCTGGTGGCGGAAGAACTCAATATCGATCCGTCTCTCTGGAACCTTGTATATCAGAGTCGAAGTGGACGTCCCCAGGATCCGTGGCTGGAGCCCGATATTCTGGATCACATCCGGCACATGCATTCGCTGGGACACAGGCAGATTGTGGTTTGCCCGATCGGCTTTCTTTCCGATCACATGGAAGTCCTGTACGACCTGGATGACGAAGCCAGGAAGTTGTGTGACGAACTGGGGATGACAATGAGCCGGGCGAAGACGCCGGGATCACACCCCACGTTCATCACCATGATCCGTAAACTGATTCAGGAGCGGATTGCATCCGCACCCAGAGAGTGTCTGGGACAGTACGGCCCAAACCACGACGTTTGCCCTGACGACTGCTGCCCCGCTCCGACGAGACCACTAGGACGGCCTTAGCGTTAGGCTGCCATCAACTACTCAGGTGCCGGCCACTGCAAATGTCGGTGCAGGAAGTTGAAAGTGCCCTGTCCGTTGATGGTGTGTGGACCAACAAACCATTCAATCTCTGCGTGATGCCCAATTCCCAGCTTCGCGGCATACAGGTGTCGTACTTTGGCGAATTCGTGAGCAACCCAGTGATCTTCGCCAACACCATCAAAGTGGCCTCGTTCGACCATGAACGGTCGTGGACAAATTAACGCAGCCATCTCTGCATAGTTGAATGTGCTGCCAAGATCCCATTCGAAGATCTCATATTCTCCTGTCCAGATGTAACTGAAGTTCTCACGAGTGCTCGCGTTCTTCAGCACCCATTCGTTAAAGTCGGCGCTGCAGATGGACAGACAGTAATCGGTGACGAGTGCAGGGATACGCATGGCCGACTTGCCGCCGTAGCTGAGGCCGTAAAATGCGATGCGGTCGCTGTCGACAAACGGCTGCGTCTTCAGCCAGTTTACGATCTGTTGATGCTGAGGCACGATGATCGAGAAGAGCGATTTGCCCAGAGGCTGTGCCTTGCGCTGCAGTGTTCGAAATCGATCTGTGAAGATGTAAGGATTCTGCGGAGCGAACGTGATGAAGCCTCGTTCGCACAGCTTCGCGGCGAAGTCATGATAAGCTCGATGGTCGTCAAGAAAGGTGTCCGTTGGTCGACCTTCCAGGCCATGCTGGCACACAACAACCGGACGTTTCTCTCCAGGCTTGAGGTCTTTGGGAAGCAACAGCACACCGTAGGCGAACACATCCGGAAAGACGTCAAGCACGACTTCATGCCCCGTCCATTTGTCGGTGTCCCATGATTTCCGTGATCGAGCATTGAACGGCAGTAGCGGCTGATCGAATTCGCCGATGACGTCTTTGCGAAAGATGTCGCGATACTGCTCAACGGATTTCTCATAGGCTTCGACCGATGACGTATCCAGCTTCGCCATGAACTCTTTGCGAACAAACGGACTCTCACGAAGCAACGCCTGGTTGTGACGATCGATCTGCTTGAGGATGCGGATTTCGCGTGATTTTGAGCGAGCAATCAACTGTGCTGTTTCGGGCTCCCCAATCCTTTCCGACCCTGCCCCAATTGCAGGACTGAGATGCACTTGTTGAAAGTCCGCTGACATGCGGTCAATGAATGTAAGAAAAGTGATCGTCGTTGAAGCTCCATCGGTCATTTCAGTGTTGGCACGATAAAAAACGTGTCGTTCCCAATTGATTGGAGCAAGCCTGGCAAGTGTCCGCCGAAACTGTTTCGCGGCCAATTGATCTTCTACCACTGTGAGGCTTGCCGGGCCTCCGCCATTCCCTTCCAGGATCATTTCCGGCCCCCGGGATTGTTCGACGATCAAACCTCGAGGTGCGATCAATGCGGCAAGTTCCTGCTCGCCGAAGTTCTTTAGCAAGCCCGCAAAATTTCGATCGATCGGTTCCTTCCAGGATTGTTCCCGGGGGCCGAAGAATCCGCTGACACACGTCACGTCGATTCGTGTGTCCAGACCACCGGAAAACAGCGCCAGCATCCCGCCTTCACCGTAACCCAGGACTCCGATGGCATTGTCGGGATCAGATTCAGAATACCAGTCGACCAGGCTCAGCGTCATTTGCACTTCATAGCCTGCGAGAGTTCGGCCGAGCTCGAACGCCGCTCGATGCAGGTATTCACGGTTCGTCAGGTCGGCGCGGCCAAGTCGTTTTTCCCGATGACGACTGATCAACTGCGGTACCACAACTCGACAACCGGCTTCGGCCAGATGACGAGCCACCTGCGACTCTTCTGCGATGCCCGCGACCAGGCCGCATATCTGTTCAGGCGATTGATCCGCGTCCGGCAGCACGATTACGTTAGCGACTGTCTCACCCTTCGGAGTCAGCAGCAATCCTTCTCCATAGATCGATGCCAGTCCAGCTCCCTGTGGCGTCGGATCACTCAGCACCGGCCAGCGAATGACCTGCACCGTGAACTTGTCCGACTGAGCAATCACCACATCGCCCCCAACGGGCACGATGACTTCAGGTGCGGAAAACGACATGCGAGCGTCGCGGATGCCGAGACACTTTGCAAGCTTGTCCCGATGTGGTTTGAGCGATGCTTCGTATGCCTCAGGCGACGACGTGTCGACCATAAAGCGTTCCGCGCGAGTGGCAGCAGCCTTTTCGATTTCCTTCAGCAGGAAGCGATCAATCCCGTCCACCATCTGCGAAGCCAGGTCGCCTTCGATTGTCAGCGGAGCCGTTCGTTCCGGTAAGATCGACTCCTGAGCGCTGGCGAAGGTGAAGACACTCAGGTTCGTGAGAATCAGAAGAGCCGTTCGCCGGATTTGATTCGTTTGCTGTGCCGCTGGCATGTCGGGTTCCTGTCATGAAAAACTGATCAGCTGCCTTATTTTTTCAACACCTCGCCGAACATCATCCGCTCGTTGATCCCCTCCAGCGCGCTCGATGCAGATCCAGCCAGTGTAATCCGCTTCGCTCAGCGTGGGCAGCAATTCGGTCCAGTCAACGACCCCATCTCCCACAGCCACTTCAGCACCCGTCCCATCCATATCACGCAGCGCATCCCGGGCTCGGATGTATCCCACTGAAGCATAAAGTTCGCGGAACGATTTCACCGGCTGTCCGCCGCTCATCACAACAGCTGCCGGATCGAAGACAATCTGAATTGGCCCGCTCGTGACCTGATTAAGAAGCGAGCGAACCCGGTCCGCCTGGAAGGAGGCCAGCTGTAACTGCAGCGTACACCCCACATGATTCCCTTCGCGTGCCAGGTCATTCAGGATCTCCGCCAGCATGTGGAACTGCTGTGCCGACGTCATCTCCTTTCGAATCAGCTCTGTGGGCGCGAACGAGAATGGATTCGCCAGAGAATCCACCTCGGCGTTTGTCGGGGCGTCCTTTGTTCGAACGGTTTCTTCACTTTGCGGATCCGGGATCTGCCCACACCGAACCAGTAATTCCTGTGTCCCGAGCTTTCGCACCTGACCCATCGCCGCGCGAATACCCTGAAGCCTTCGTTCGAGGTTTTGCTGTTCGTATAACGGACGACGAGAAGGAAAAAGCACTCCCGCAACTCGCATCTGTCGTTCTTCAACCCGCAGTCGTAACTGACGCAATGCGGTATCCGAAAACTCTTCGGATGGTATT encodes:
- a CDS encoding sugar phosphate isomerase/epimerase, with the protein product MVKLFYPECVERRRQGNVRLAVATEDFGKPLRQAIQQAGACEVDGLRLNARTEIPSEEFSDTALRQLRLRVEERQMRVAGVLFPSRRPLYEQQNLERRLQGIRAAMGQVRKLGTQELLVRCGQIPDPQSEETVRTKDAPTNAEVDSLANPFSFAPTELIRKEMTSAQQFHMLAEILNDLAREGNHVGCTLQLQLASFQADRVRSLLNQVTSGPIQIVFDPAAVVMSGGQPVKSFRELYASVGYIRARDALRDMDGTGAEVAVGDGVVDWTELLPTLSEADYTGWICIERAGGDQRADDVRRGVEKIRQLISFS
- a CDS encoding NHL repeat-containing protein; the protein is MKQYPVFIAVVFALAAFATGQSIVSAQDANDKPLVSEFQYPLAVAAAPDGTVFVADRTMPGIWKLTEGKKSVFFQASKRFRTPLNAVRCLAFDHEGKLLAGDSSTREVYRFDDQGQPQPLTNGWIGIPMAIAVAPDGTIYTADLELHRIWKMPAEGSKEPEEFAVINSPRGLTLDPEGNLWVLSTSSKNGQIQKVKPDGTIEFFIKGHPFNLPHNIVRTDDGSFFVTDNYEHCVWKITADGQKQQWIAGAPMDRPVGLCRSGENLLIADPHIRTIFSLAPDKTLSVLASSPVDPPANLKPTLAKEKPADDK
- a CDS encoding PQQ-binding-like beta-propeller repeat protein; this translates as MISSRHLRMIALSLLSTVGCSIHCLADETRSFVAADSSRKRIAIVDESGQTKWEHKIGPLHDLHVLPNGNVLFQDSWTHVLEVNPATDEIIWDYEARKAPGNEGKRIEIHAFQRLDNGNTMVVESGTSRILELDSQNKVLVEIPLKVSKPDAHRDTRLVRKLTNGNYLVCHEGDGLVREYNSQGQTVWEFAVPLFGRQPSPGHGVDAFGNQCFTALRLANGNTLIATGNGHGIIEVTPAGQDVWSVHQNDLPGIQLAWVTSLQVLPNGNILINNCHAGPENPQLIEIDRQKRVVWTFRDFDRFGDSTTNSQILTSNGKPVRGIR
- a CDS encoding dienelactone hydrolase family protein — protein: MPAAQQTNQIRRTALLILTNLSVFTFASAQESILPERTAPLTIEGDLASQMVDGIDRFLLKEIEKAAATRAERFMVDTSSPEAYEASLKPHRDKLAKCLGIRDARMSFSAPEVIVPVGGDVVIAQSDKFTVQVIRWPVLSDPTPQGAGLASIYGEGLLLTPKGETVANVIVLPDADQSPEQICGLVAGIAEESQVARHLAEAGCRVVVPQLISRHREKRLGRADLTNREYLHRAAFELGRTLAGYEVQMTLSLVDWYSESDPDNAIGVLGYGEGGMLALFSGGLDTRIDVTCVSGFFGPREQSWKEPIDRNFAGLLKNFGEQELAALIAPRGLIVEQSRGPEMILEGNGGGPASLTVVEDQLAAKQFRRTLARLAPINWERHVFYRANTEMTDGASTTITFLTFIDRMSADFQQVHLSPAIGAGSERIGEPETAQLIARSKSREIRILKQIDRHNQALLRESPFVRKEFMAKLDTSSVEAYEKSVEQYRDIFRKDVIGEFDQPLLPFNARSRKSWDTDKWTGHEVVLDVFPDVFAYGVLLLPKDLKPGEKRPVVVCQHGLEGRPTDTFLDDHRAYHDFAAKLCERGFITFAPQNPYIFTDRFRTLQRKAQPLGKSLFSIIVPQHQQIVNWLKTQPFVDSDRIAFYGLSYGGKSAMRIPALVTDYCLSICSADFNEWVLKNASTRENFSYIWTGEYEIFEWDLGSTFNYAEMAALICPRPFMVERGHFDGVGEDHWVAHEFAKVRHLYAAKLGIGHHAEIEWFVGPHTINGQGTFNFLHRHLQWPAPE
- a CDS encoding ferrochelatase, which translates into the protein MQDFDAILILSFGGPEKPEDVIPFLENVLRGKPVPRERMLEVAEHYYHFGGVSPINEQCRDLISKLKPELQQNGIDLPVYWGNRNWIPLLPDTIRQMKDDGVRRPLVYITSGFSCYSGCRQYRENIISALKEADAESMQVGKLRVFYNHPDFISVVCEHVQDAIRQIHQNNPSNDNHPPSVPIAFTAHSIPASMANTSDYVKQISESCRLVAEELNIDPSLWNLVYQSRSGRPQDPWLEPDILDHIRHMHSLGHRQIVVCPIGFLSDHMEVLYDLDDEARKLCDELGMTMSRAKTPGSHPTFITMIRKLIQERIASAPRECLGQYGPNHDVCPDDCCPAPTRPLGRP